Part of the Deinococcus roseus genome, CCTGCTCAACCCTTACCTCAAACCCGAACCTTCTCCCTGACCCACCCTCAGGCCAGAGGAGGGGTCCAGAGCCAGTCCGGGGTGGCATTGGCAGGACCTGCACGCATCAGGCGGTCCCGCAGACCCACCAGGGTGGGGTTTTGCAGCTGTCCCAGTTTGCCCAGGCAACGGGACACCATTTGCACTGTCTGGACCCGTGGGTGCCTGATCCGGCCCAGCTCTGAGAGGACGGTTTTGACTTCACGGTGCTGTCCCAGCAATTTTGCCAGCAGTACGGCATCCTCGATGCCCATTCCAGCCCCCTGTCCCAGGTTGGGGGTGAGGGCATGGGCTGCGTCTCCAATCAAGACCGTGCGGTTCTTGCCCCAGTAAGGATGAGGCAGTTCTGCAATGTCGGTGTGAATCAGCGGGGTGTCTGACCGGAAACGCTCCAGCAACCCCTGGTCTGCTCCCTCAAATTCTGCGAAGAGCTCCCGGATTCTGCAGGCATCTCCCTGCAAGAAATCCTGGTTCTGCCGTGCATTGAGGGTGAAATACAGGTAAATTCTGCCCCGTGACAGCGGAACCAGACCCAGCCGCCTGCCGTGTCCCCACAATTCACTGGCTCCTGGCAAATGGGGGGCTTCTGTCAGGACCGTGCGCCAGCTGGTGTAGCCCGAGTAAACCGGATCGGGACCACCACAGCTTTCCCGCACTTTTGAGCGCAACCCATCTGCACCCACCAGCAGGTCATAACTGCGAACCTCCCCTGAAGAAAGCTGCACCTGCACCTGATCTTTCGATTGCTGCTGTCCCTGAAAGCTGATCCCCTGCTGCAGGTGGTTTTTGAGCCCATCTTGCAACACCTGATGCAAATCTGCCCGGTGAAAAGACAGCAGGCGATCTTCAGGCCCCTTCAGTTTTTGCAGGGTGCGGCCCTGGTGGTCGCAGAGCTGGTTGTAAGGCAGAAAATGCCCATGGTCCCTGAGGGGTCCATAAAGGCCAAGCCCGTCCAGCACAGGCAAGGCATTGGGGGCCAGGATGATTCCAGCTCCAGCAGGCCGCTGAGCTGGCACCTTCTCAATGAGATCGAAGTCCACCTCTGGTGCGTGTTTCAGCAGGGCATGTCCCAGGGTGAGGCCTGCAATGCCGCCCCCCACAATCAGCAGACGGGTCATTTTGCCTCCAGGCCGGACCACTGCAAACCAAAGGCAGCATCCAGTTTCTGTCGGGCATCTTCCACGTCCTGCACAGAAGGCAGCCATTCCAGCAGCACCATCATGTAAATGCCAAAGAAATTGCGGGCGGCCTGTCTGGCATCCAGGTCTGCTTTCAACTGGCCTTTTTCGCTGGCCTGTTGCAGCAAATGGGTGAGGGTCTGGGCAAACTGTTCGATGTTGCTTTCGG contains:
- a CDS encoding FAD-dependent monooxygenase — its product is MTRLLIVGGGIAGLTLGHALLKHAPEVDFDLIEKVPAQRPAGAGIILAPNALPVLDGLGLYGPLRDHGHFLPYNQLCDHQGRTLQKLKGPEDRLLSFHRADLHQVLQDGLKNHLQQGISFQGQQQSKDQVQVQLSSGEVRSYDLLVGADGLRSKVRESCGGPDPVYSGYTSWRTVLTEAPHLPGASELWGHGRRLGLVPLSRGRIYLYFTLNARQNQDFLQGDACRIRELFAEFEGADQGLLERFRSDTPLIHTDIAELPHPYWGKNRTVLIGDAAHALTPNLGQGAGMGIEDAVLLAKLLGQHREVKTVLSELGRIRHPRVQTVQMVSRCLGKLGQLQNPTLVGLRDRLMRAGPANATPDWLWTPPLA